In Polaromonas sp. JS666, one genomic interval encodes:
- the hrcA gene encoding heat-inducible transcriptional repressor HrcA: MLDDRARLLLKALVERYIADGQPVGSRTLSRASGLELSPATIRNVMSDLEELGLIVSPHTSAGRIPTARGYRLFVDTMLTTQRDQLSAGHITAPRLAPDQPQKVISNAAHMLSSLSQFVGVVMAPRRTSVFRHIEFLRLSEKRFLVIIVSPDGDVQNRVIFTEADYTQSQLIEASNFLNSHYAGMAIEEVRERLQNEVEALRGEIATLMQAAVQVSSEAIESRDEVVVSGERNLLAVSDFSSDMGNLRKLFDLFEQKAQLMRLLDVSSRAEGVRIYIGGESQVIPYQELSVVTAPYEVDGQVVGTLGVIGPMRMPYEKMIQIVDITSKLVSTALSHSK; the protein is encoded by the coding sequence ATGCTTGATGATCGTGCCCGGTTGTTGCTCAAGGCGCTGGTGGAGCGCTACATTGCTGATGGTCAGCCGGTCGGGTCGCGCACGCTGTCCAGGGCCTCCGGTCTTGAACTGTCTCCGGCCACCATACGCAATGTCATGAGCGATCTGGAGGAGCTGGGCCTGATTGTCAGCCCGCATACCTCTGCCGGCCGCATCCCAACCGCCCGCGGCTACCGCCTCTTCGTCGACACCATGCTGACCACGCAGCGCGACCAGCTTTCGGCTGGGCACATCACGGCGCCCAGGCTGGCACCCGATCAACCACAGAAGGTGATCAGCAACGCCGCCCACATGCTGTCCAGCCTGTCGCAGTTCGTCGGCGTGGTCATGGCGCCGCGCCGCACGTCGGTGTTCCGGCATATCGAGTTTTTGCGCCTGTCGGAAAAACGGTTTCTTGTGATCATCGTCTCACCGGACGGCGACGTGCAAAACCGCGTCATCTTTACCGAGGCAGACTACACGCAGTCCCAGTTGATCGAAGCCTCCAACTTCCTCAATTCGCACTATGCGGGCATGGCTATTGAAGAAGTGCGGGAGCGCCTGCAAAATGAGGTGGAAGCGCTCAGGGGCGAAATTGCCACGTTGATGCAGGCTGCCGTCCAGGTGAGTTCCGAGGCCATCGAATCGCGCGACGAGGTGGTGGTGTCAGGCGAACGCAATCTGCTGGCCGTCAGCGATTTTTCCAGCGACATGGGCAACCTGCGCAAGCTCTTTGATCTTTTTGAGCAGAAGGCTCAACTGATGCGCCTGCTCGATGTGTCAAGCCGCGCCGAGGGCGTGCGCATTTACATTGGCGGCGAAAGCCAGGTCATTCCCTACCAGGAACTCTCGGTGGTGACGGCACCTTACGAGGTGGACGGCCAGGTCGTGGGAACGCTGGGCGTCATCGGCCCCATGCGCATGCCGTACGAAAAAATGATCCAGATTGTCGATATCACCTCCAAACTGGTCAGCACGGCCCTGAGCCACAGCAAGTAG
- a CDS encoding NAD kinase yields the protein MKSQFRHVALIGKYHAQGSRSALEDIAHFLGTQGCDVAIEQDTASNTGLTQFPTLDAAGIGAQCDLALVVGGDGTMLGIGRLLAQFGIPLVGINQGRLGFITDIAFEDYQDTLKPMLRGEFEEDRRWMMQAKVVRDGRCVFSATAMNDVVVNRGATAGMVELRVEVDGRFVANQRADGLIIASPTGSTAYALSAGGPLLHPSIPGWVLVPIAPHTLSNRPIVLSDAGEITVEIVAGRDASANFDMQSLATLLHGDRITVRRSEHQMRFLHPKGWSYFDTLRKKLHWNEGVA from the coding sequence ATGAAATCGCAATTTCGCCATGTCGCACTGATCGGCAAGTACCACGCCCAGGGGTCCCGTTCTGCGCTGGAAGACATTGCACACTTTCTGGGCACACAGGGCTGCGATGTGGCGATTGAGCAGGACACCGCCAGCAACACCGGCCTGACGCAATTCCCCACGCTGGATGCGGCCGGCATAGGCGCCCAGTGCGACCTCGCCCTGGTGGTTGGCGGCGACGGAACCATGCTGGGCATCGGCCGGCTACTGGCCCAGTTCGGCATTCCGCTGGTGGGCATCAACCAGGGCCGGCTCGGCTTCATCACCGACATCGCGTTTGAGGATTACCAGGACACGCTCAAACCCATGCTGCGCGGCGAGTTTGAGGAAGATCGGCGCTGGATGATGCAGGCCAAGGTGGTGCGCGACGGGCGCTGCGTCTTCAGCGCAACGGCCATGAATGACGTCGTGGTCAATCGCGGCGCAACGGCTGGCATGGTGGAGCTGCGTGTGGAAGTTGATGGCCGCTTTGTGGCCAACCAGCGCGCTGACGGCCTGATCATTGCCTCTCCCACCGGCTCGACCGCCTATGCCCTCTCCGCCGGCGGCCCCTTGCTGCACCCTTCGATTCCCGGCTGGGTGCTGGTGCCCATCGCTCCGCATACCTTGTCAAACAGGCCCATCGTGCTGTCAGATGCGGGGGAAATTACCGTTGAAATAGTGGCGGGCCGGGATGCCAGCGCCAACTTTGACATGCAGTCGCTGGCCACCTTGCTGCACGGCGACCGGATCACCGTCAGGCGCTCAGAGCACCAGATGCGTTTCCTGCACCCCAAGGGATGGAGTTATTTTGATACCTTGCGCAAAAAGCTGCACTGGAATGAAGGCGTGGCCTGA